One Mycolicibacterium crocinum DNA window includes the following coding sequences:
- a CDS encoding VOC family protein has product MNFMSTRIITADVTRLVEFYELVTGITAVWANELFAEIPTAIGTLAIGSDKTVPLFGIGSAEPASNRSAILEFLVEDVDAEFGRLRGHITEVVTEPTTMPWGNRALLFRDPDGNLVNLFTPVTDEARAKFGTAASR; this is encoded by the coding sequence ATGAACTTCATGTCAACCCGCATCATCACAGCCGACGTCACACGGCTGGTCGAGTTCTATGAACTGGTCACCGGCATCACCGCCGTGTGGGCCAACGAGCTGTTCGCCGAAATCCCCACCGCCATCGGGACACTCGCTATCGGCAGCGACAAGACGGTACCCCTGTTCGGGATCGGATCAGCGGAACCGGCGTCCAACCGGAGTGCAATTCTGGAATTCCTCGTTGAGGATGTCGACGCCGAGTTCGGCCGGCTTCGTGGGCACATCACAGAGGTCGTGACCGAACCCACGACGATGCCGTGGGGCAATCGGGCGTTGTTGTTTCGCGATCCGGACGGAAACCTCGTCAATCTGTTCACCCCGGTCACCGACGAGGCCCGCGCGAAGTTCGGAACCGCCGCGTCGCGCTAA
- a CDS encoding guanylate cyclase, which translates to MSLTQALNETRTGDVWLFRGGSGPDRAIQTLTNAPVNHVGMTVALDDLPPLIWHAELGHKLLDLWTGTNHRGVQLNDAREAVEQWLHQYGQRCWLRQLTPDVTREHEDQLLKVIARMDGTPFPSTARLTGRWLRGRLPTAGDWTRGIPFVHKKVRESAERRKLAEREVGLQTAYCAETVAITYEEMGLLSTHKNENWFDPGRFWSGDTLPLVGSYRLGDEIQVIAD; encoded by the coding sequence GTGTCGTTGACACAGGCGCTGAATGAAACCCGCACCGGTGACGTCTGGCTGTTCCGCGGCGGATCCGGTCCGGACCGGGCGATCCAGACGCTGACCAACGCACCGGTCAACCACGTCGGCATGACGGTCGCGCTCGACGATCTGCCGCCGTTGATCTGGCACGCCGAGCTCGGCCACAAGCTGCTGGACTTGTGGACCGGCACCAACCACCGCGGGGTGCAGCTCAACGACGCCCGGGAGGCGGTCGAACAGTGGCTGCATCAATACGGCCAGCGGTGCTGGCTGCGTCAGCTCACTCCGGATGTCACCCGCGAACACGAAGATCAGCTGCTGAAGGTGATCGCCCGGATGGACGGCACCCCGTTCCCCTCCACCGCACGGCTGACCGGCCGCTGGCTGCGGGGCCGGCTCCCGACCGCCGGGGACTGGACTCGCGGAATCCCGTTCGTGCACAAGAAGGTTCGCGAGTCTGCCGAACGCCGTAAGCTGGCCGAACGCGAAGTCGGTCTGCAGACGGCGTATTGCGCGGAAACCGTCGCCATCACCTATGAGGAGATGGGGTTGCTGTCCACCCACAAGAACGAGAACTGGTTCGACCCTGGCCGGTTCTGGAGCGGTGACACCCTCCCCTTGGTCGGCAGCTACCGACTCGGTGACGAAATCCAGGTCATCGCAGACTGA
- a CDS encoding VOC family protein, whose translation MPTITPSLWFDNDLEEAMRFYTGIFPNSSIDYVNRYTEAGPGTPGEVLSAGFTLDGTRFVGINGGPVFSFTEAVSFLIECADQAEVDYYWDALVAGGQESQCGWLKDRFGLSWQVVPSRLYELLSDPDEARAVAATAAMLGMRKIVIADLEAAVAHP comes from the coding sequence GTGCCCACCATCACCCCGTCGCTGTGGTTCGACAACGACCTCGAGGAGGCGATGCGCTTCTACACCGGCATCTTTCCGAACTCGTCCATCGACTACGTCAACCGCTATACCGAGGCAGGCCCCGGCACCCCGGGCGAGGTCCTGTCGGCCGGCTTCACCCTCGACGGCACCCGGTTCGTCGGGATCAACGGCGGTCCGGTGTTCTCGTTCACCGAAGCGGTGTCGTTCCTGATCGAGTGCGCCGACCAGGCCGAAGTCGACTATTACTGGGACGCTCTTGTCGCCGGCGGTCAGGAATCGCAGTGCGGGTGGCTCAAGGACCGCTTCGGGTTGAGCTGGCAGGTTGTGCCCTCCCGGCTCTACGAGCTGCTCTCCGATCCGGACGAGGCCAGGGCGGTCGCCGCCACTGCGGCCATGCTCGGGATGCGCAAAATCGTCATCGCCGATCTGGAGGCCGCCGTAGCCCACCCGTGA
- a CDS encoding alpha/beta fold hydrolase, producing the protein MSSTNTGETVEFRGTSELSLVGDEWNRGAESSADRPTILMLHGGGQNRFSWKNTGQVLADHGFHVIALDARGHGDSDRAPDADYSVDALSADVLAVLEQIGRPVVLIGASMGGLTSILVAKEAGPDVVTKLVLVDVVPRFEKDGSARIRDFMFSNVDGFENLEQAADAIASYLPHRKRPKNLDGLKKNLRFRDGRWFWHWDPAFLTAPKDDPFGRVERLEQAAIDLTIPILLIRGKLSDVVSAEGVQDFLSKVHAEFVELSDAGHTAAGDDNDAFSEAVVSFVTR; encoded by the coding sequence GTGAGCAGCACAAATACCGGTGAGACGGTCGAGTTCCGAGGTACCAGCGAGCTCTCCCTCGTCGGCGACGAATGGAACCGCGGCGCAGAGTCTTCGGCCGACCGTCCGACGATCCTCATGCTGCACGGCGGCGGGCAGAACCGGTTCTCCTGGAAGAACACCGGACAGGTGCTGGCCGACCATGGCTTCCACGTGATCGCCCTCGACGCCCGCGGACACGGCGACAGCGACCGCGCCCCGGACGCCGACTACAGCGTCGACGCGCTGTCGGCCGACGTGCTGGCGGTGCTCGAGCAGATCGGGCGCCCGGTGGTGCTGATCGGCGCCAGCATGGGCGGTCTGACCAGCATTCTAGTGGCCAAGGAGGCCGGGCCCGACGTGGTGACCAAACTGGTGCTGGTCGATGTGGTGCCGCGCTTCGAGAAGGACGGCAGCGCCCGGATCCGGGACTTCATGTTCAGCAATGTGGACGGCTTCGAGAACCTCGAGCAGGCCGCCGATGCCATCGCCTCCTACCTGCCGCACCGCAAGCGGCCGAAGAATCTCGATGGCCTGAAGAAGAATCTGCGCTTCCGCGACGGCCGGTGGTTCTGGCATTGGGACCCGGCGTTCCTCACCGCGCCGAAGGACGATCCGTTCGGCCGGGTGGAACGCCTCGAGCAGGCGGCCATCGACCTGACCATCCCGATCCTGCTGATCCGCGGCAAGCTCTCCGACGTCGTCAGCGCCGAAGGGGTGCAGGACTTCTTGTCGAAGGTGCACGCGGAATTCGTCGAACTCTCCGATGCCGGGCACACCGCCGCCGGTGACGACAACGACGCCTTCAGCGAGGCCGTCGTCTCGTTCGTCACCCGCTAG
- a CDS encoding pentapeptide repeat-containing protein encodes MSGRHSQKASGARKHPREPYAWLGAGAVALGLGAALASGAGIAQADTGGAAPSGSHADSASASKSTTASAKNVGAKQSATGVASPRSAVATSGRVAAAVTPPKVAVAPASATNPVAGLLTQVLAAFGLKPPAAPKFPAPRAVPSAAATNPLAACGVSKDCSNLNLSGANLAGLNLTGYNFTGANLSGANLTKSTLSGATLTGATLSGSNMTSANLTGQNLQGFNLTGVTLVGTNLTGANLTGQNLQSRNLTSATLVGATLTGASLSGANLTGANLTGQNLQGFDLTGVTLVGAILTNANLAGQNLQSRNLTRASLVGTTLTGANLSGANLTYANLTGQDLQGFNLTGVTLAGAGLANANLTGQNLQGVNLNSAQLSGATLAGANLSGAKMTAALLIGANLSGTNLTAATMIGANFTGATLTGATLTRANLSVANLTTQNLQGFDLTGVTFAGTILANADLTGQNLTGKNMAAATLAGATLTGAALTGANLAAANLVGQNLQGFDLTGVTLAGANLTGANLSGQNLQGRNLIGATLVGATLTGVTLTGANLSLANLIGQNLQGFDLTGTALAGANLSGANLTGQNLQNRNLTGATLASANLSGANLTGATLTKANLLGANLTGATLTGANLSLANLTGQNLQGFDLTGVTFVGANLTNADLTGQNLQNRNLTSATLAGATLTGATLTGANLTNANLIGQNLQGFDLTGTTLVGTNLTNANLSGQNLSGRNLTGVKLGGANLSGADLTNALLTSATLVGATLTGATLTGANLTNANLIGQNLQGFDLTGTTLVGTYLTNANLSGQNLSGRNLTGVKLGGANLSGANLSGANLTSATLAGATVTGATLTSANLSSANVVGVNFQGLDLTGVTLVGTVMTNANLSGQNLTGRNLTRTTLVGATLTGATLTGATLYGANLSGANLSGLNLQGVTLTGAVFAGANLSSATLTGQTLQALNLSGANLSGATLNNANLIRANIQGANLTSASLIGANLSGANLRVANLTGANLTGAILTGAILTGANMTGVIR; translated from the coding sequence ATGTCTGGTAGGCACAGTCAGAAGGCGTCAGGGGCGCGGAAGCACCCGCGGGAACCGTACGCCTGGCTGGGCGCGGGGGCCGTCGCGCTGGGACTGGGCGCGGCACTGGCCAGTGGGGCCGGCATCGCGCAAGCCGACACCGGGGGGGCCGCGCCATCGGGTAGCCATGCCGATTCCGCCTCGGCGAGCAAGTCCACCACCGCCTCCGCCAAGAATGTGGGTGCCAAGCAGTCGGCAACCGGCGTCGCGTCGCCTCGCTCGGCCGTCGCGACGAGTGGCCGGGTCGCCGCGGCGGTCACCCCACCCAAGGTGGCCGTCGCGCCGGCGTCCGCAACCAACCCTGTCGCAGGATTGCTGACTCAGGTCTTGGCGGCGTTCGGGTTGAAACCTCCTGCGGCACCCAAGTTTCCGGCGCCCCGGGCGGTGCCGTCGGCAGCGGCCACCAACCCGCTCGCCGCGTGCGGAGTCAGCAAGGACTGCTCCAATCTGAACTTGAGCGGAGCGAATCTGGCCGGCCTGAACCTGACCGGCTACAACTTCACCGGAGCGAACCTGTCGGGCGCAAACCTGACCAAATCCACGCTGTCGGGGGCGACCCTGACCGGCGCGACGTTGTCCGGCTCGAACATGACCTCGGCCAACCTGACCGGGCAAAACCTCCAGGGCTTCAACCTGACCGGAGTCACCCTGGTCGGCACGAACCTGACAGGGGCCAATCTGACCGGGCAGAACCTGCAGAGCCGTAACCTCACGTCGGCGACGCTGGTCGGCGCGACCCTCACCGGGGCGAGCCTGTCCGGGGCGAATCTGACAGGAGCCAACCTGACGGGCCAGAACCTGCAGGGCTTCGACCTGACCGGGGTGACCCTGGTCGGGGCGATCTTGACCAATGCCAACCTCGCGGGCCAGAACCTGCAGAGCCGCAACCTAACCCGGGCGTCGTTGGTCGGGACGACGTTGACCGGGGCGAACCTGTCCGGGGCCAATCTCACCTATGCCAACCTGACCGGACAAGACCTGCAGGGCTTCAACCTGACCGGCGTAACGTTGGCCGGAGCGGGTCTGGCCAACGCCAATCTGACCGGGCAGAACCTGCAGGGCGTCAACCTGAATTCGGCGCAACTGTCCGGGGCGACGTTGGCCGGTGCCAACCTCTCCGGAGCGAAGATGACCGCAGCGCTGCTGATCGGGGCGAATCTGTCGGGGACGAATCTGACCGCAGCGACGATGATCGGCGCGAATTTCACGGGAGCGACGCTGACCGGGGCGACGCTGACGCGGGCCAATCTCAGCGTTGCCAATCTCACCACACAGAACTTGCAGGGCTTCGATCTGACCGGCGTCACATTCGCCGGCACGATCCTGGCCAACGCCGATCTGACCGGTCAGAACCTCACGGGTAAGAACATGGCCGCGGCGACCCTGGCCGGCGCGACGTTGACCGGAGCCGCGCTGACGGGGGCGAATCTGGCGGCGGCCAATCTGGTCGGGCAGAATCTTCAGGGCTTTGATCTGACCGGTGTGACGCTGGCCGGTGCGAATCTGACCGGAGCCAACCTCAGCGGACAGAACCTGCAGGGCCGCAACCTGATTGGGGCCACCCTGGTCGGTGCCACACTGACCGGAGTGACGTTGACCGGTGCGAATCTGAGCCTGGCCAACCTGATCGGGCAGAATCTTCAGGGCTTTGATCTGACCGGTACCGCGCTCGCCGGGGCGAATCTGTCAGGCGCGAACCTGACCGGGCAGAACTTGCAGAACCGCAACTTGACCGGGGCGACGCTCGCGTCGGCGAACCTCTCCGGTGCCAACCTAACCGGGGCAACGCTGACCAAGGCGAATCTGTTGGGCGCGAACCTGACCGGGGCCACGTTGACCGGTGCGAATCTGAGCCTGGCCAACCTCACCGGACAGAATCTTCAGGGGTTCGATCTGACCGGTGTCACCTTCGTCGGGGCGAATCTCACCAACGCCGACCTCACCGGGCAGAACCTCCAGAATCGGAACCTCACCTCGGCGACCCTGGCCGGGGCGACGTTGACCGGTGCGACGCTGACGGGTGCAAATCTGACCAATGCCAACCTGATTGGGCAGAACCTGCAGGGGTTTGACCTGACGGGTACGACGTTGGTCGGGACGAACCTGACCAACGCGAACCTGAGCGGACAGAACCTGTCAGGCCGCAATCTCACCGGGGTAAAGCTGGGTGGGGCGAACCTGTCCGGGGCGGATCTGACGAACGCCCTTCTGACGTCCGCGACGCTGGTGGGGGCCACGTTGACCGGTGCGACATTGACCGGTGCAAACCTGACGAATGCCAACCTGATTGGGCAGAACCTGCAGGGGTTTGACCTGACGGGTACGACGTTGGTCGGGACCTACCTGACCAACGCGAACCTGAGCGGACAGAACCTGTCGGGCCGCAATCTCACCGGGGTGAAGCTGGGTGGGGCGAACCTGTCCGGGGCCAACCTGTCGGGCGCCAACCTGACCTCGGCGACGCTGGCCGGCGCGACGGTGACAGGTGCGACGCTCACGAGCGCAAATTTGAGCAGTGCCAACGTCGTTGGGGTGAACTTCCAAGGCCTGGATCTCACCGGCGTGACATTGGTCGGAACCGTCATGACGAACGCCAACCTGAGCGGACAGAACCTCACGGGCCGCAATCTGACGCGGACAACGTTGGTCGGCGCGACGCTGACCGGTGCAACGTTGACGGGGGCGACTCTGTACGGGGCGAACCTGTCGGGCGCCAACCTGAGTGGACTCAACCTTCAGGGCGTGACCCTGACCGGTGCGGTCTTCGCAGGAGCGAACCTGAGTAGTGCGACCCTGACCGGACAGACGCTGCAAGCGCTGAACCTGAGCGGGGCGAATCTATCCGGCGCGACCTTGAACAACGCCAACCTCATCAGGGCCAACATCCAAGGGGCGAACCTGACGTCGGCCAGCTTGATCGGGGCGAACCTCAGTGGCGCGAATCTGCGGGTAGCCAACCTGACGGGGGCGAACCTGACCGGAGCGATTCTCACCGGAGCGATCCTCACCGGCGCCAATATGACCGGCGTGATCCGGTAG
- a CDS encoding adenylate/guanylate cyclase domain-containing protein, producing MGWTIAASVLAVLVVAEAIALVLMRKQLEASEREVEELRGRLDTRNMLWSGGREAVKQVWQTANLVRTQGLGGAVRSSIEELADWADVERPDLARLAPDGKVVVMFSDIEESTALNERIGDRAWVKLIGSHDRMVRRLVTKYDGHVVKSQGDGFMVAFADPAAAVNCAVAMQRELVRDAKRARHNSIRVRIGIHMGKSVRRGDDLFGRNVAMAARVAGEADGGEILVSETVRTAVGDQQAFDEGRDAELKGFSGTHRLYAVA from the coding sequence GTGGGTTGGACGATCGCGGCATCGGTGTTGGCGGTGCTGGTCGTGGCCGAGGCCATCGCGCTGGTCTTGATGCGCAAGCAGCTGGAGGCCAGCGAGCGTGAGGTCGAGGAGCTGCGCGGGCGTCTGGACACCCGCAACATGTTGTGGTCGGGCGGCCGCGAGGCGGTCAAGCAGGTGTGGCAAACGGCCAACCTGGTGCGCACCCAGGGCCTGGGCGGGGCGGTGCGGTCCTCGATCGAGGAGCTCGCCGACTGGGCCGACGTCGAGCGTCCCGACCTGGCGCGGCTGGCGCCGGACGGCAAGGTGGTGGTGATGTTCTCCGACATCGAGGAATCCACCGCCCTCAACGAACGCATCGGCGACCGAGCGTGGGTCAAGCTCATCGGCAGCCACGACCGGATGGTCCGGCGGTTGGTCACTAAATACGACGGCCACGTCGTCAAGAGTCAGGGCGACGGGTTCATGGTGGCCTTCGCCGATCCGGCCGCTGCGGTGAATTGCGCGGTGGCGATGCAGCGCGAACTGGTACGGGACGCGAAACGCGCCCGCCACAACAGCATTCGGGTGCGGATCGGCATTCACATGGGTAAGTCGGTGCGCCGCGGCGACGACCTGTTCGGCCGCAACGTGGCGATGGCCGCCCGAGTCGCCGGCGAGGCCGACGGCGGCGAGATCCTGGTGAGCGAGACGGTGCGGACCGCGGTGGGCGATCAGCAGGCCTTCGACGAGGGACGCGACGCCGAGCTCAAAGGCTTCAGCGGCACCCACCGGCTCTACGCGGTGGCTTAG
- a CDS encoding 2-hydroxyacid dehydrogenase, with protein sequence MAILVVGRLEPSLEKQLTDRHTPLRLPVDAEQAEDVTVIVCNGRPGVDAALMDSLPQLRAIVNFGAGYDAIDVTAARDRGIGVSNTPDVLNDTVADTALGLILDTLRRFPAADRYVRAGRWAIDGPFPYTRDLTGSRVGILGLGRIGSAIATRLRGFDCAIAYHNRHEIPGSPYRYAASPVELAADVDVLVVVTAGGPDTAHLVDREVLAALGPDGYLINVARGSVVDQNVLIEFLEQGRLAGAGLDVYAAEPDVPVRLWELDNVVLLPHMGSATARTRTAMATLAMRNLEEFLASGQLVTPV encoded by the coding sequence ATGGCCATCCTCGTCGTCGGCAGGCTCGAACCGTCGCTGGAGAAGCAACTCACGGACAGGCACACTCCGCTGCGGCTACCGGTGGACGCCGAGCAGGCCGAGGACGTCACCGTCATCGTGTGCAACGGACGTCCCGGTGTCGACGCCGCGCTGATGGATTCCCTGCCACAGCTGCGCGCGATCGTGAACTTCGGCGCCGGGTACGACGCCATCGACGTCACCGCGGCCCGCGATCGAGGGATCGGGGTCAGCAACACCCCCGACGTCCTCAACGACACCGTCGCCGACACCGCGCTCGGTCTGATCCTCGACACCCTGCGCCGATTTCCCGCCGCCGACCGGTATGTGCGGGCGGGCCGATGGGCCATCGACGGGCCGTTCCCCTACACCCGCGACCTGACCGGCAGCCGCGTCGGCATCCTCGGGCTTGGCCGGATCGGCTCGGCGATCGCCACGCGTCTGCGCGGATTCGACTGTGCCATCGCCTATCACAACCGCCACGAGATCCCCGGCAGTCCGTACCGGTACGCCGCCTCACCGGTCGAACTGGCGGCCGATGTCGACGTTCTGGTCGTCGTCACCGCGGGCGGCCCCGACACCGCGCATCTGGTGGATCGCGAAGTGCTCGCCGCGCTCGGACCGGACGGCTATCTGATCAACGTCGCCCGCGGCAGCGTCGTCGACCAGAACGTCTTGATCGAGTTTCTCGAGCAGGGTCGCCTCGCCGGCGCCGGCTTGGACGTCTACGCGGCCGAGCCCGACGTGCCCGTTCGGTTATGGGAACTCGACAACGTGGTGTTGCTGCCGCACATGGGCAGCGCAACAGCCCGAACCCGAACGGCCATGGCCACTCTGGCGATGCGCAACCTGGAGGAGTTCCTCGCCAGCGGTCAGCTGGTGACGCCGGTCTAG
- a CDS encoding DUF1942 domain-containing protein, with protein MRAKRVFGVLLGVISAVSLSAGCGNSGSTAGQSSASTPASSTAAATLEAVAFGTKVDIASSDGTAAYTIDNLQPVPREAQIVPAKGVMYAVDVTIVAKSGTPTYNGFYIVARGADGSNIAPAVGAVQPGITSGQLAQGQQVAGHVAYDVPQGQTITAIMFRDPKGKVLAVWGAA; from the coding sequence ATGCGCGCAAAACGAGTGTTCGGGGTGCTTCTCGGCGTGATCTCCGCTGTATCGCTCAGCGCTGGGTGCGGGAATTCAGGCTCGACCGCGGGGCAGTCGAGCGCCAGCACACCGGCCAGCTCCACGGCGGCAGCCACCCTCGAGGCGGTCGCGTTCGGCACCAAGGTCGACATCGCGTCATCGGACGGCACCGCCGCCTACACGATCGACAACCTGCAGCCCGTGCCGCGCGAAGCCCAGATCGTCCCGGCCAAGGGCGTGATGTACGCCGTCGACGTGACGATCGTCGCCAAGAGCGGCACACCCACGTACAACGGCTTCTACATCGTCGCCCGCGGCGCCGACGGGTCGAACATCGCGCCGGCCGTCGGTGCCGTCCAGCCCGGTATCACCTCGGGTCAGCTTGCGCAGGGCCAGCAGGTCGCCGGCCACGTCGCCTACGACGTCCCGCAGGGTCAGACCATCACCGCGATCATGTTCCGCGATCCGAAAGGAAAGGTGCTCGCGGTCTGGGGTGCGGCGTAG
- a CDS encoding helix-turn-helix transcriptional regulator produces MGESRTWPVMRRGKELAAIQATLQGRPGQCGALLLGDAGVGKTTLARMATHALRTAAVWVAGTESAREVPLGVFAHLLASPMPADPVAMLADAFRTVRREKVALIGVDDVHLVDHLSATLLHQLAVEGAVRIVATARTGEPIPETITALWKDGYLARLDVAPFSKAEAVALVETALGGRLERLSADLMWEASSGNALFVRHLVEGALEAGTLRQVNGVWQLRGEAAVASKLAPLLSSRLDRLPDDEQRALQLLAVSEPLTLEVMSELVDSETLERAERRGLIRVVDVTGTADIHFTHSVIGEVIRQGLGQVASRRLRTELLGAMDRHPPHSPVQRLRRAELALQADAAVETEFLCRAAEDAIALMNITLAERLAQAAVDQNDGLVASELLSRALRWQGRAPESEAILEAFDPDTLSEFELARWGMARIANLQWAIGDAEAAAEILKMLQQRITHPRLRLSVDGLAAALAVLDNRLDDAATLADQVLADPTATPMAVGWAVFGGGMAAAMRGCAADAARFAARGREVYDEIDGLLRFLLALGEVRALTLAGDFAAAQARSGDVVRITSPSQYRVRAMANVLAGTVELGRGQLRVAMARLEETLAALSGEAAASWNVPARLLLAQCYCGLGYDEAAAPLVTELRELAGRAATMFEPAVRIAEAWLAAAMGHVSGAVRMALHAADLAGESGQRAIELMALHAAARFGDKSCLPRIVEVAAEIGGPLAAVDAAHATGLMNDDAAAVFSASQEFERIGALLSAADAAAQAAALFEAAGQRRHSLEAAAAADRLGKECGGLQTPALMATSQPLPLSRREREIAQLVVRGLSNRDIAQRLVVSTRTVEGHLYRMYLKLNVTSREELREIIRRALEDDGPG; encoded by the coding sequence GTGGGGGAGAGCCGCACCTGGCCCGTCATGCGACGAGGCAAGGAACTCGCTGCGATCCAGGCGACCCTGCAGGGCCGGCCGGGCCAATGCGGCGCCCTGCTCCTGGGCGATGCCGGCGTGGGCAAGACGACGCTTGCGCGGATGGCCACCCATGCACTGCGCACCGCCGCGGTGTGGGTGGCCGGAACCGAGTCCGCACGCGAGGTGCCGTTGGGGGTGTTCGCCCACCTGCTGGCCAGCCCGATGCCCGCCGACCCGGTCGCGATGCTCGCCGACGCGTTCCGCACCGTCCGCCGCGAGAAGGTGGCCCTCATCGGCGTCGACGACGTCCACCTCGTTGACCATCTGTCGGCGACGCTGCTGCATCAGCTGGCCGTCGAAGGCGCGGTCCGGATCGTGGCGACGGCGCGCACCGGAGAGCCGATCCCCGAGACGATCACCGCGCTGTGGAAGGACGGGTACCTCGCCCGGTTGGATGTCGCGCCGTTCTCCAAGGCTGAGGCGGTCGCGCTCGTCGAGACGGCGCTTGGCGGTCGCCTGGAACGGCTTTCGGCCGATTTGATGTGGGAGGCCTCGAGCGGCAATGCGCTGTTCGTCCGGCATCTGGTCGAAGGGGCGCTGGAAGCGGGAACTCTGCGACAGGTCAACGGCGTCTGGCAGCTCAGAGGTGAAGCGGCGGTGGCGTCGAAGCTGGCTCCACTGCTGAGCAGTCGGCTCGACCGGCTGCCCGACGACGAACAGCGGGCTCTGCAGCTGCTTGCGGTGTCGGAACCACTGACGTTGGAGGTGATGTCCGAGCTCGTCGACTCCGAGACGCTGGAACGTGCCGAGCGACGCGGGCTGATCCGCGTCGTCGACGTCACCGGAACCGCCGATATCCACTTCACCCACTCGGTGATCGGTGAGGTCATCCGGCAGGGCCTGGGCCAAGTCGCGAGCCGGCGGCTGCGGACCGAGCTGTTGGGCGCGATGGACCGACATCCGCCGCATTCGCCTGTTCAACGCCTGCGCCGCGCCGAACTGGCGTTGCAGGCCGACGCGGCCGTCGAAACCGAATTCCTCTGTCGCGCAGCTGAAGACGCGATCGCCCTGATGAACATCACGCTCGCCGAGCGGCTGGCCCAGGCCGCCGTCGACCAGAATGACGGTCTGGTGGCCTCCGAATTGCTCTCACGGGCCTTACGCTGGCAGGGCCGAGCCCCGGAGTCCGAAGCGATCCTGGAGGCGTTCGACCCGGACACGCTCTCGGAGTTCGAGCTGGCCCGGTGGGGCATGGCGCGCATCGCCAATCTGCAATGGGCGATCGGCGACGCCGAAGCGGCCGCCGAGATTCTGAAGATGTTGCAGCAGCGCATCACTCATCCACGCCTTCGCCTGTCTGTCGACGGCCTCGCGGCGGCGCTGGCCGTCCTCGACAATCGGCTCGACGACGCGGCCACGCTCGCCGATCAGGTGCTCGCCGATCCGACCGCAACGCCGATGGCCGTCGGTTGGGCGGTGTTCGGCGGCGGTATGGCGGCCGCTATGCGGGGGTGTGCCGCTGATGCGGCACGATTCGCCGCTCGCGGCCGGGAGGTCTACGACGAGATCGACGGCCTGCTGCGCTTCCTGTTGGCCCTGGGTGAGGTTCGTGCTCTGACGCTGGCCGGCGATTTCGCTGCGGCGCAGGCTCGTTCGGGTGACGTCGTGCGCATCACCTCACCGAGCCAGTACCGCGTTCGTGCGATGGCCAACGTCTTGGCCGGCACTGTCGAACTGGGCCGAGGCCAACTGCGGGTCGCGATGGCCCGGCTCGAGGAAACCCTGGCCGCGCTCAGCGGTGAGGCGGCTGCGAGCTGGAACGTCCCCGCCAGATTGCTTCTTGCGCAGTGCTATTGCGGCCTCGGCTATGACGAGGCCGCCGCCCCCCTGGTGACCGAACTGCGGGAACTGGCCGGCCGTGCGGCCACGATGTTCGAACCGGCCGTCCGGATCGCGGAGGCGTGGCTGGCTGCGGCGATGGGCCACGTCAGCGGGGCGGTCAGGATGGCCCTGCACGCCGCCGACCTTGCCGGTGAGTCGGGCCAGCGGGCCATCGAACTGATGGCGTTACACGCGGCCGCACGATTCGGCGACAAGAGTTGTCTGCCGCGCATCGTCGAGGTCGCCGCGGAAATCGGTGGACCGCTGGCGGCGGTCGACGCGGCGCACGCCACCGGCCTGATGAACGATGATGCGGCAGCGGTGTTTTCGGCCTCGCAGGAGTTCGAGCGGATCGGTGCGCTGCTGTCGGCGGCGGACGCCGCGGCGCAGGCGGCGGCACTCTTCGAGGCCGCTGGGCAGCGACGGCACTCGCTCGAAGCGGCCGCCGCCGCCGACCGGCTGGGCAAGGAATGCGGCGGACTGCAGACGCCCGCGCTGATGGCCACCTCTCAGCCACTGCCACTGTCGCGGCGGGAACGCGAGATCGCGCAGCTCGTCGTGCGCGGGTTGTCCAACCGGGACATCGCACAGCGGCTGGTGGTGTCGACCCGCACCGTCGAGGGACACCTGTACCGGATGTACCTGAAACTCAATGTGACCAGCCGCGAGGAGCTGCGCGAGATCATCCGTCGCGCCCTCGAGGACGACGGGCCTGGTTGA